In the Streptomyces sp. SJL17-4 genome, GTCGCCTGCCACTTCCCCGAGAGCCCCTGAACGCCGGGCACGCGGGTGCGACCCGGGACGGATCGTCCCGGGTCGCACCCGTCACTCATGGGGCTACCACTTGGTGACGCGGACGGTCTCCCCGTACCCGTCAGGCGTCCACCTTGTAGACCAGCGCGCCCGTCGAGCAGGCGCCGCCGTCCGCCTGGACCGCCCCTCTCGACTCCACGACGCACGCGGTACCGGGGCCGGTGCGGATCACCGCCATCTTCGTTCCGCTGCCGTACTCGACCGCGGTGAGGTACACGGTGTCGCTGCCGGCCGAAGCCCGGCACACGACCTGGCTGTCCATGGTCCAGCCGAACTTCCAGGAGTGCCGGGCGAAGAACTGCGAGCCTCGTCCGCCGATGAGCCCATGACGTCCCAGCCCGCGACGAAGCGATGGGCGTCGGCGCCCGGCCGTACGAGGCGTTCCACAGTCAGTCGGCCCCCGGCGTGAGCTGGGCGGCGACATCTGCCGGGGCCTCGGTCGCGGGGGCATCGGGGAAGTCGACGAAGATCATGCCGACGCGAACGGTGCCGGAGGGGCGCTCGAAGACGGACCAGTCCGTGTCGTGTCCCTCGTCCGTCCAGCCGGTGGCGCCGTCCAGGGCACAGGCGGAGACGGGATCCGTGGCCCCACGCGCCACCGGAGCGGTACCGGGCAGGAGCAGCGGCAGTACCGCGAGCAGGGGCGCCGCGAACAGGGCGCGAACGGGCAGGAAGGCGGGGCGCACTCTCACGTGATCACGACCTTCCAGGTAGATAGCGTGTGACATTTCACATAGCTTGCGGTTGTCGCAAGGGTTTCCTGAAGCCGTCGTCGGTCCATAACATCCGCGCCATGGATCTGGAGGTACGCCATCTCCGAGTGGTGTGCGCGATCGCCGAGGCCGGCAGCCTCACGCGCGCAGCCGCCTCGCTCGGCATGACCCAGCCCGGACTCAGCGCCCAACTGCGCCGTATCGAGGCCATGCTGGGCGGAGTCCTGTTCCACCGAGGACAGGAGGGGGCCGTCGCCACGCCCTTCGGAGAGCTGGTGCTCGACCGGGCCCGCTCCGTCCTCCCCGGTATGGACGGCCTGATCGCCGACACCGCCCGCGCGGCCCGCCGGATGTCGGCCTGCGACCGTGTCCGCATCGGCTCGGTCGGTGCGCCACTTCTCGGTCAACTCGTCCTGGCCGTCAAGGCCGTACTACCGGACGCCCAGGTGACAGCGCGCTGCCAGCACTCCCCCGTCACACTCCTCGACGAACTGGCGGCGGACCGGCTGGAGGCGGCCGTACTCGGCGACCACCCCGACCAGCGGCTGCCGCAGCGCGACGGCGTGACGCTCCATCCCCTCGCCACCGAACCGGTCTTCGCCCTGCTGCCCGCCGCTCACCCGCTGGCAGGGCTGGAAGAGGTCCCGCTCACCGCCCTCCTGGACGAGGACTGGGCCGTGCCCCGTCCCGACGGCGACCTGACCCGGGAGTACTGGTCGTCGATCTGCGCGGCGGCCGGGCGGCACCCGTTCGCCCCGTACGAGGCCGAGGGCCGCCCGCTCATCGAGCTGGTCCGCGCGGGCCTGGCGGTCAGCCTCTGCCAGGCCACCTTCATCGAGGTCCCAGGCACCGCCGTACGCCCCCTGACCGGAAACCCCCTGTGGTACCGGCACGTCCTGGCCTGGCACACGGACGGCCCGCTCGCTCCCCACGGCGACGACATCCTCCACCGAGTCGCCGCCGGCCACCGGGGCACGTGCGCCGCCGCCCCCGCTTACGCGCGCTGGCGCGCTCGACATCCGCAAGCGACTGGCCCTGCGGCTACCTGAGTTCACTGTCGGCCGCGACAAGGACCGACGAGAGGACACGGCCGCCGGATACGACATGGCTAACATGACGGGATGAGCGACGACACGTACGACGACTCCGCCCCGAACCGGTCAGGTGCCTCGCGGTCCGGGAAGCCCCTGTCGCTGAGCCCGCTCAGGCAGGCGATCCGGTGGGAGACGCTC is a window encoding:
- a CDS encoding LysR family transcriptional regulator, with protein sequence MDLEVRHLRVVCAIAEAGSLTRAAASLGMTQPGLSAQLRRIEAMLGGVLFHRGQEGAVATPFGELVLDRARSVLPGMDGLIADTARAARRMSACDRVRIGSVGAPLLGQLVLAVKAVLPDAQVTARCQHSPVTLLDELAADRLEAAVLGDHPDQRLPQRDGVTLHPLATEPVFALLPAAHPLAGLEEVPLTALLDEDWAVPRPDGDLTREYWSSICAAAGRHPFAPYEAEGRPLIELVRAGLAVSLCQATFIEVPGTAVRPLTGNPLWYRHVLAWHTDGPLAPHGDDILHRVAAGHRGTCAAAPAYARWRARHPQATGPAAT